The following are from one region of the Pseudorasbora parva isolate DD20220531a chromosome 12, ASM2467924v1, whole genome shotgun sequence genome:
- the spega gene encoding striated muscle preferentially expressed protein kinase isoform X4, producing MKKIWSKKRFQRAGHSSWTFGRFTHVFRLCRKQSNDSNSTEDESAEPQVSMEMKEQFMPPQGEAINSQPAARGRAMLSQIPSDGLVVEREMRILGSRAPGLEDPLSPGRQENTGGLLDFKTREASPFVQTQPFQKAQSSVSDVDLTTAHNVTKTAMNGAELPIKLSKSSASSQSSGSQDTPPIQTLKVTQPSSKILDKVRVFEEQRHSSNIPKVPSSRLSWGFNRASSCSSSEDGRSKAGKPQDNSMSQVALKRSFFKQKASSLEEQSTYVEKSFQSKLSEELSRIKKLVGKSNIKKAFSMDQLTQTDKQYAGNIESVPAQVIQKVEDAREKKYIDSNDLPEAKKHWSTLPKEESPEPSRQKLPEDSKQHERKAAPDITENQCRKNSTPRQLLDRKVISEKVAFSKIPGHCSPRVPRTNVSHKLPKSPVEIPPAQSIIQAGLLQAPLKPPRLFGSVCTLPKSFKEREEKKDSSLAPKVTIPTIVVENEHVDEEADKAESGQKEANKNEEKTARSKREDPSDDFCKSVEEAPMSDLPFKDAMEASGSEMLQGIIKGNPGPRAAPAESSLTITRPMQDLKVKAGEIALFECFINGPKAVDVDWLANGKLIQPALFDCKMQFDGHRCSLLLKSAHEDYSGIYTCKVRSAKEKLTCTANLLVIPSKEPLFTRKLMVLEATEGWSAQFDCKVSGSPPPEVTWTHCEQPVVETDNIRILKVNGHHSLLIPYVNKESEGFYTVIARNVHGEAESSAELIIQEPRPAISTHMSRLEKMPSIPEEPEMSEGEVEHKAMPDFIKPLSDLEVVEGKEAVLKCTVTGLPYPKIIWYHNGKKIESTDDRKMIQYRDVHSLVINSVCHGHSGVYKCVISNKVGKAACYAHLYVAVSLPEPPEGPPVIESITGRTVLLSWKRPKNLDPSIDPASLMFVVQQQALGSTQWTTIASSLRDTTYIVPSLSKGVCYSFRVLSATGKAFSKPSQPTDLVQLIDRGQYLHKAPVILDKPDIVYVVENQPVTIIITLNHVQATGTWKRRGLELVNKPGALEMTMPDDDQHALHISKVKSTDVGQLIFTANNQYGSDLCTVQLAMAVSPTFEIIMEDLDVCVGETSRLAVVVDGKPDPDILWFKDSILLAESSHFTFVYDDRECSLVILNAQPEDIGVYTCTAKNMAGSVSCKAELTVHTPKNVEEEEERMEDEGTILRRMRRLTDYYDIHKEIGRGAFSYVKRVTHKKGQSFAAKFISVRAKRKTCSLREMTLLSELDHEKIVHFHDAFEKRRVVVIITELCHEELLERITKRTAILESEVQSIIRQLLEGIAYLHHNDIIHLDIKPENILMADQKSDHIRICDFGNAVKVKPNEELYCKYGTPEFIAPEIVNQSPISKSTDIWPVGVITYLCLTGVSPFAGENDRDTLLNIRNYNVAFEESMFKHLCKEAKGFIIKVLVPNQLRPDAAQCLLHPWFKSLTKGKSITTTLHKQVLARRKWQCSLIRYKSKMVMSSISDLLDDSSSHVSLAVPRNIKDCSPPPSSSSDSDEDTDELPFIPMPHTMMFSGSRMSLTEIHEDDDNVIRGSNESYQKNMNRLEDITECQQTDRQENVDDLEIAERTELLKESLQRGASVEAEQVAGKSRRELMRRGSSADSALLLQITHEDGNVKDNTEESQKHMKKAVSMELPHRSSSPKTGKLSKEDYALKLDLMRQRLLRGGTVDKNMSGLRGPLLDTLGVDDDRRTASLDRSFRLARLSTSGVSQAFSTDSTEETKSLSRKRSSLRDGNAESISLHRRSGAPLEIPSIILDATSNITNQAKTCLPPVFPREISSKLPTPDSENKQVSKGEESIDNVHIINTSQPGSMLDDTDKTLENMEEHTLSQDSVQGNINKSTESSLDILPHDISSNYSSKMQVNGKKASSVTVLPIPILKISQPDTQPTTGLAYQPTLRTDIKDIDSEELFESRFKKRDSSLTHGLKRLTRTKSEENSPVLPRKSDEEVYRPGPIGAPLEFGPRRLQEKSKSVQDLREVEKESGLGLIGRFSLRARRSQPIHKKGKEETSDSVGNRRRVTWAMGRSKSLDKNEVETGRFDNTIDTNKDNLEKDIKKVTDSPVLAVRHKFESNVAGIFDRVHSKSKDRKDKETKPHVDAETLKEGKKDIKKINDSPVLALRKKFESKVSGFSLRKQSQPEKTEGDKETRNEEQKAPLPSCHRRSQSEGLIHKNVDIPENQLPSQATTSSNENLTSSAQSVESFKTPETDIRSRWDRWGLSRSKRDRTPSKSSAPATSKEDFPPVFHITLKDHVLLEGNPVTLSCLPAGNPEPKIVWMKDKKPLEIHDRMSLVASPDGRQLLMIMKTSKKDAGIYECVATNNLASATTSCILSLACVPRPPGTPEIPQIYNNTALVQWKPSDTKVPCTYILERKFDGDDKWLTEATGVTDCFYNSSKLPIGSTIRFRVACVNKAGQGPYSNVSEGVSINAKVAQLNKPAEMKTHPSASFPVVTTAVIKSAVTLTQPSVFSQSISPITAQPGEVTNTSPEVPVSHPCPKTSMPPLVLPKPTSTINMVPPFTQAQTVSPRSCTAPPSIGRSISPVPTYVPATCSVAPTPVSPPVILVSSISPIGEGASSPTTETPTGRVVSCTKTETTLRQGVPQKPYSFLDEKSRGRFGVIRDCRENATGKMFIAKIVPYDQQTKQTVIKEYEILKSLRCERIMALHEAYITPRYLVLITEYCTGKEILYSLIDRFCYSEDDVVGLIVQILQGLEYLHNCRILHLDIKPDNIMVTNLNVIKIIDFGSAQRFNPLSLQQYSRDLGTLEYMAPEILKGDLVGPPADIWSLGVLSYIMLSGRHPFQDKDPKLTETKIHAAKFDSSKLYPKVSQSASTFLKKILNGYQWCRPTIKDCLNHSWLHDTYLKKLRRQTLTFTTTRLKEFLVEHQRRCAESATKHKVLLRVYQSGPSSPASSTKPSSPSTPISEEIQGL from the exons CCAGGGGGAGAGCAATGCTTTCCCAAATCCCGAGTGATGGTCTAGTAGTGGAGAGGGAAATGCGAATCCTAGGCTCTAGGGCTCCTGGTCTTGAGGATCCCTTGTCACCTGGAAGGCAAGAAAATACTGG GGGCCTATTGGACTTTAAAACAAGGGAAGCTTCTCCATTTGTCCAAACCCAGCCATTCCAAAAAGCTCAAAGCTCCGTAAGTGATGTAGATCTAACAACTGCCCACAATGTCACCAAAACAGCCATGAATGGAGCTGAACTCCCTATTAAGTTATCAAAAAGCTCAGCTTCATCGCAAAGCAGTGGGTCCCAAGATACACCCCCCATCCAAACTCTCAAAGTGACACAGCCAAGTTCCAAAATCTTAGACAAAGTGAGAGTTTTTGAGGAACAAAGACATAGCAGTAACATTCCAAAGGTGCCTTCATCAAGACTGTCATGGGGTTTCAATCGAGCATCATCCTGCAGCAGTTCTGAGGATGGAAGGAGTAAAGCAGGGAAGCCCCAAGATAACTCAATGAGTCAAGTAGCACTCAAGAGATCTTTCTTCAAGCAAAAAGCATCCTCTCTGGAGGAACAGTCAACCTATGTAGAGAAAAGTTTTCAGAGTAAACTCTCAGAAGAGCTTTCCCGAATAAAGAAACTTGTCGGAAAGTCTAACATCAAGAAAGCCTTTTCAATGGATCAGCTcacccagactgacaaacagtATGCTGGAAACATTGAGTCAGTTCCAGCCCAAGTAATTCAGAAGGTGGAAGATGCAAGagagaaaaaatatattgattCAAATGATTTACCAGAGGCAAAAAAACATTGGTCAACCTTGCCAAAGGAAGAATCACCAGAACCTTCGAGACAGAAACTGCCAGAGGACTCAAAACAACATGAAAGGAAAGCAGCCCCTGATATTACAGAAAACCAGTGCAGGAAAAATTCTACGCCCAGGCAATTATTAGACAGAAAAGTCATCAGTGAAAAGGTCGCTTTCAGTAAAATACCAGGACACTGTTCACCAAGGGTACCAAGGACAAATGTGTCCCACAAATTACCAAAATCACCTGTAGAAATACCACCTGCCCAATCCATAATTCAAGCGGGTTTGTTGCAAGCACCTCTAAAACCTCCAAGGTTGTTTGGCTCAGTTTGCACGCTTCCAAAGTCATTTaaggagagagaggagaaaaAAGACTCATCGCTTGCACCTAAAGTTACCATACCTACTATTGTGGTTGAAAATGAGCATGTGGATGAAGAGGCAGATAAAGCAGAGAGTGGTCAAAAGGAAGCTaacaaaaatgaagaaaaaactgCCAGAAGTAAAAGAG AAGACCCATCAGATGACTTCTGCAAGTCTGTGGAGGAGGCCCCCATGTCTGATCTTCCTTTTAAGGATGCCATGGAAGCTTCTGGATCAGAGATGCTTCAGGGCATCATCAAGGGAAACCCTGGCCCCAGAG CAGCTCCTGCTGAGTCATCTCTGACAATTACCAGACCAATGCAGGATTTAAAAGTCAAGGCAGGAGAGATAGCCTTGTTTGAATGTTTCATAAATGGGCCAAAGGCTGTGGATGTTGATTGGCTGGCCAATGGGAAGTTGATACAGCCTGCACTATTTGATTGTAAGATGCAATTTGATGGACACAGATGCAGTCTTCTGTTAAAATCTGCACATGAAGACTACAGTGGAATCTATACTTGCAAAGTCAGATCAGCAAAAG AAAAGCTCACTTGTACAGCTAATCTTCTGGTGATTCCATCGAAAGAGCCACTCTTTACGCGGAAACTGATGGTACTGGAGGCTACTGAGGGCTGGTCTGCACAATTTGATTGCAAAGTCAGTGGATCTCCACCTCCTGAAGTCACCTGGACTCATTGTG AACAACCTGTGGTGGAGACGGATAATATTCGCATTCTCAAAGTAAATGGTCACCACTCTTTGCTTATCCCTTATGTCAACAAGGAGAGTGAGGGATTTTACACAGTAATTGCTCGAAATGTTCATGGAGAAGCAGAGAGCTCAGCGGAACTCATTATACAGGAACCTCGACCGGCCATATCTACTCACAT GTCAAGGTTAGAAAAGATGCCATCAATCCCTGAAGAGCCTGAGATGTCTGAGGGAGAGGTAGAACACAAGGCAATGCCAGATTTTATAAAACCTCTCAGTGACCTGGAAGTAGTAGAAGGGAAAGAAGCAGTATTGAAGTGCACAGTAACAGGTCTGCCATACCCCAAAATCATTTGGTACCACAATGGCAAGAAGATAGAAAGCACTGATGACAGAAAGATGATACAAT ACAGGGATGTTCACAGTCTGGTCATTAATTCTGTTTGTCATGGCCACAGTGGTGTGTATAAATGTGTCATCTCCAATAAAGTGGGCAAGGCAGCCTGTTATGCTCATTTATATGTTGCAG TTAGTCTTCCTGAGCCACCTGAGGGTCCTCCGGTAATTGAATCTATAACTGGGAGAACAGTCTTATTGAGCTGGAAAAGACCAAAAAACCTGGACCCATCCATAG ATCCTGCTTCACTCATGTTTGTTGTTCAACAACAAGCTTTGGGCTCCACCCAGTGGACAACCATTGCCTCCAGCCTCAGAGACACTACTTATATAGTGCCCTCACTTTCTAAGGGAGTGTGTTATTCCTTCAGAGTCCTTAGTGCTACTGGAAAAGCATTCAGCAAACCCTCTCAACCCACTGACCTGGTCCAGCTCATTGATAgag GACAGTATTTACACAAAGCTCCAGTCATCCTGGACAAACCTGATATTGTGTATGTAGTTGAGAACCAGCCTGTCACCATCATAATAACCCTTAATCATGTCCAAGCAACAGGCACGTGGAAAAG AAGGGGACTAGAGCTTGTCAACAAACCTGGTGCATTAGAAATGACCATGCCTGACGATGACCAGCATGCCCTCCACATTTCCAAAGTGAAAAGCACGGATGTAGGGCAGCTTATCTTCACAGCAAACAACCAGTATGGCAGTGACCTCTGCACTGTGCAGCTGGCCATGGCAG TGTCCCCTACATTTGAGATCATCATGGAAGACttggatgtgtgtgtgggcgAAACATCTCGTTTAGCTGTTGTTGTAGATGGAAAACCTGACCCTGATATCCTCTGGTTCAAG GATAGTATTCTTCTTGCGGAGAGCAGTCATTTTACCTTTGTGTATGATGACAGAGAGTGCTCACTTGTTATTCTCAATGCTCAGCCTGAGGATATAGGGGTCTACACTTGCACTGCTAAGAACATGGCTGGATCAGTGTCCTGTAAGGCTGAGCTTACTGTCCATACTC CCAAAAAtgtggaggaagaagaagagagaaTGGAAGATGAAGGCACAATTCTACGGAGGATGCGTAGGCTGACTGATTACTATGACATACACAAAGAGATTGGCAG AGGGGCGTTTTCATATGTCAAGCGGGTGACACACAAAAAAGGCCAATCATTTGCAGCAAAATTCATTTCAGTGCGGGCAAAGAGAAAGacttgttccctgagagagatGACCCTCTTGTCAGAGTTAGACCATGAGAAGATTGTCCACTTCCATGATGCTTTTGAAAAGAGGCGTGTAGTGGTCATTATTACTGAACT GTGCCATGAAGAGCTGTTGGAAAGAATAACAAAAAGAACAGCCATCTTAGAATCTGAG GTTCAGTCTATCATTCGGCAGCTACTTGAGGGTATCGCCTATCTTCACCATAATGACATAATTCACCTTGATATAAAG CCTGAAAACATTCTCATGGCAGACCAAAAAAGTGATCACATTCGTATTTGCGATTTTGGCAATGCTGTGAAAGTCAAACCAAATGAAGAATTGTACTGCAAATACGGCACACCAGAATTCATTGCTCCTGAGATTGTAAACCAGTCACCCATCTCCAAATCTACAGACATTTG GCCAGTGGGTGTCATAACTTATTTATG CCTTACAGGAGTTTCCCCATTTGCTGGGGAAAATGACCGTGACACTCTGCTGAACATTAGAAATTATAATGTTGCATTTGAGGAAAGCATGTTCAAACACCTTTGCAAAGAAGCAAAAGGGTTCATCATAAAGGTCCTTGTACCAAACCAACT GAGACCTGATGCCGCACAATGTCTTCTTCATCCTTGGTTCAAG TCACTGACAAAGGGAAAAAGCATCACCACGACATTACATAAGCAAGTGCTAGCCAGACGAAAATGGCAG TGTTCACTCATTAGATACAAGTCTAAAATGGTGATGAGCTCCATTTCAGACTTGCTGGATGACTCTTCTAGCCATGTTTCCCTTGCTGTGCCAAGAAACATTAAAGACTGCTCACCACCCCCATCGTCGTCCTCTGACTCAGATGAGGACACTGATGAACTTCCTTTCATCCCTATGCCCCACACAATGATGTTCTCTGGTTCACGGATGTCTCTGACTGAGATCCATGAGGATGATGATAATGTCATTAGAGGATCCAATGAGTCCTACCAAAAAAACATGAATCGGCTCGAAGACATCACAGAATGTCAGCAAACTGATCGACAGGAGAATGTCGATGACCTGGAGATTGCAGAAAGGACTGAACTCTTGAAAGAATCCTTGCAAAGGGGTGCCAGTGTAGAAGCTGAACAGGTAGCAGGCAAGTCCAGAAGAGAGCTTATGCGAAGAGGGAGTTCTGCTGACAGTGCGCTTCTTCTACAGATCACACATGAAGATGGTAATGTGAAGGATAATACAGAGGAAAGCCAAAAGCATATGAAAAAGGCAGTTTCTATGGAGCTTCCACACAGGAGCAGTAGTCCAAAGACAGGCAAGCTGAGTAAGGAAGACTATGCTCTAAAACTTGATCTTATGAGGCAGAGGTTGCTAAGAGGGGGTACTGTTGACAAGAATATGAGTGGTCTTCGTGGCCCCCTGCTTGATACACTGGGTGTTGATGATGACAGGCGAACTGCCTCTTTGGATCGTAGTTTCAGACTTGCCAGATTGAGTACTTCAGGAGTTTCTCAGGCATTCTCCACTGACagtactgaagaaacaaaatcTTTATCCAGGAAGAGGTCATCTTTAAGGGATGGAAATGCAGAATCAATTTCACTACATAGGAGATCTGGAGCCCCACTAGAGATTCCCTCCATTATTCTGGATGCCACGTCTAATATCACAAACCAAGCCAAGACTTGCCTGCCACCTGTGTTTCCAAGAGAAATTTCTTCCAAGCTACCAACTCCAGACTCAGAAAATAAACAGGTGTCTAAGGGAGAGGAATCTATTGATAATGTCCATATTATAAATACCTCTCAGCCTGGGTCTATGTTAGATGACACTGATAAGACTTTAGAAAATATGGAAGAACATACATTATCTCAAGACAGTGTGCAAGGAAACATTAATAAAAGTACTGAATCTTCTCTTGATATACTACCACATGACATATCCTCAAATTATTCCAGTAAAATGCAGGTAAATGGCAAAAAGGCATCATCTGTCACAGTATTACCCATCCCTATCTTGAAAATCTCACAGCCAGATACTCAACCTACCACTGGACTGGCATAccagccgacacttagaacggatATCAAAGATATTGATTCAGAGGAACTTTTTGAGTCAAGGTTTAAGAAAAGGGATTCCTCTTTGACTCATGGCCTGAAACGATTGACAAGGACAAAGTCTGAAGAAAACTCGCCAGTTCTCCCACGGAAATCAGATGAAGAGGTTTATCGACCTGGCCCTATAGGTGCCCCATTGGAGTTTGGGCCTAGAAGATTACAGGAAAAATCCAAGTCTGTCCAAGACCTAAGGGAGGTGGAGAAGGAATCTGGGCTTGGACTTATTGGAAGATTCTCTTTACGTGCAAGGAGATCGCAAcccattcataaaaaagggAAAGAGGAGACCTCAGATTCCGTAGGTAACAGACGACGAGTAACCTGGGCTATGGGACGTAGCAAGTCCCTAGACAAAAATGAAGTTGAGACTGGAAGATTTGATAACACTATAGATACAAACAAAGACAATCTTGAGAAAGACATTAAGAAGGTTACTGATTCACCTGTCCTTGCTGTACGACATAAATTTGAATCTAATGTTGCAGGAATATTTGATAGAGTGCATAGTAAGTCAAAAGACAGAAAGGACAAGGAAACTAAACCCCATGTTGATGCAGAAACTCTAAAAGAAGGGAAGAAAGACATCAAGAAAATAAATGATTCACCAGTTCTGGCATTGCGAAAAAAGTTTGAGTCAAAGGTATCTGGATTTTCATTAAGAAAACAAAGTCAGCCTGAGAAGACAGAGGGAGATAAGGAAACTAGAAATGAAGAGCAGAAAGCACCTTTGCCCTCCTGTCATCGCCGCTCTCAGTCTGAAGGACTCATTCACAAGAATGTGGACATTCCAGAGAACCAGCTTCCCTCACAAGCTACTACATCATCCAACGAGAACTTAACTTCCAGTGCACAGTCTGTAGAGTCCTTTAAGA CTCCTGAAACTGACATAAGGTCTAGGTGGGACAGATGGGGTTTGTCCAGAAGTAAGAGAGACAGGACTCCATCTAAATCAAGCGCACCTGCAACTTCAAAGGAAG atTTTCCTCCAGTTTTCCATATTACACTAAAGGACCATGTTCTTCTTGAAGGAAATCCAGTCACCCTTAGTTGTCTTCCAGCTGGTAACCCTGAGCCTAAAATAGTATGGATGAAAG ATAAGAAACCTTTGGAGATTCATGACAGAATGAGCTTAGTGGCCTCCCCAGATGGAAGACAACTTTTGATGATCATGAAGACATCAAAGAAGGATGCTGGAATCTATGAATGTGTAGCCACTAATAACCTGGCCTCTGCAACTACTTCCTGTATACTGTCCTTAGCCT GTGTTCCAAGACCACCAGGAACCCCAGAGATCCCACAGATATACAATAACACTGCTTTGGTACAATGGAAACCATCAGACACCAAAGTTCCTTGCACATACATACTTGAGAGAAAATTTGATG GTGATGATAAGTGGTTGACTGAAGCTACAGGAGTGACTGATTGTTTCTACAATTCTTCTAAACTTCCAATTGGTTCTACCATCCGATTCCGCGTGGCATGTGTAAATAAAGCTGGCCAAGGTCCATACAGTAATGTATCAGAGGGAGTAAGCATTAATGCTAAAG TGGCACAACTCAATAAGCCTGCTGAAATGAAGACACATCCTTCAGCTTCTTTCCCTGTTGTGACCACTGCTGTGATAAAATCTGCTGTTACATTAACACAGCCAAGTGTGTTTAGTCAGTCTATTAGTCCTATTACTGCACAGCCTGGTGAAGTCACAAATACTTCCCCTGAAGTCCCTGTTTCTCACCCTTGCCCAAAGACGTCCATGCCTCCTCTTGTTCTCCCCAAACCAACAAGCACTATAAACATGGTTCCCCCTTTTACGCAAGCCCAGACTGTATCCCCAAGGTCATGCACAGCTCCACCCTCAATAGGCAGATCAATTTCCCCAGTCCCTACATATGTTCCAGCCACTTGCTCAGTTGCTCCCACCCCTGTCTCTCCCCCTGTGATTTTGGTCAGCAGTATCAGTCCAATAGGAGAAGGAGCAAGCTCACCCACAACAGAAACACCTACAGGACGAGTGGTATCCTGCACCAAAACTGAGACCACTTTGAGGCAAGGAGTTCCTCAGAAGCCGTACAGCTTTTTGGATGAGAAATCTAG GGGTCGTTTTGGGGTGATAAGAGATTGCAGAGAAAACGCAACAGGGAAGATGTTCATAGCAAAGATAGTTCCCTATGATCAGCAGACCAAGCAAACGGTCATAAAGGAGTATGAGATCCTGAAGTCTCTCCGTTGTGAAAGAATCATGGCCCTACATGAAGCCTATATCACACCTCGCTACCTTGTACTCATAACAGAGTACTGCACAGGCAAGGAGATCCTGTACAGTCTCATTGACAG ATTCTGTTACTCTGAAGATGATGTAGTTGGTTTAATTGTTCAGATCCTTCAAGGTTTAGAATATCTCCACAACTGCCGGATTCTTCATCTGGACATTAAGCCAGACAATATCATGGTCACCAACCTCAATGTGATTAAAATCATAGATTTTGGCAGTGCTCAAAGGTTTAACCCTCTCTCACTCCAACAATACAGCAGAGATCTTGGGACTCTGGAGTACATGG CTCCAGAAATACTGAAAGGGGATCTAGTAGGACCCCCAGCAGACATTTGGAGCTTGGGAGTTCTTTCTTACATTAT GCTCAGCGGTAGACATCCTTTCCAAGACAAAGACCCAAAACTGACGGAGACCAAAATCCATGCAGCAAAGTTTGACTCATCTAAGCTCTACCCAAAGGTGTCCCAAAGTGCCTCCACATTTTTAAAGAAGATATTAAATGGCTATCAATG